In a genomic window of Corynebacterium coyleae:
- a CDS encoding alpha/beta hydrolase translates to MNQTEEASLDTLTWKPDVLGKNYEHARLQLDKDPDTGHAPEAVLVRDVRSSTSNKPAVLWVHGMSDYFFHNHVADEFVERGYPFYALDLRRCGRAHTKGQRFHFTLDMRRYFEELTTALRLIAREHGSVVVLAHSTGGLIVPLWADHLRRESPADHALLQGIALNSPWLDLQYPTWQVKLLRPVLNTLGAIFPSIPLPGGGLGTYGTSIHESKHGEWSFNTTWKPLVGHRKYFGWIRAVLKGQEQIHKGNVDTGVPTLTLCSSHSYLGKEYSPAADTADTVLDVDQIQRWAPTLGKDSQVRVIDGARHDVFLSERHARESAFKATFTWLDDLTGAQ, encoded by the coding sequence ATGAATCAAACAGAAGAAGCATCCCTCGACACACTTACCTGGAAACCGGACGTGCTCGGTAAAAATTACGAGCATGCGCGTCTGCAATTAGATAAGGACCCCGACACGGGACATGCACCGGAGGCGGTGTTGGTCCGGGACGTGAGGTCGTCGACAAGCAATAAGCCCGCGGTGCTGTGGGTCCACGGCATGTCGGACTACTTCTTCCACAACCATGTTGCCGACGAGTTCGTGGAACGCGGTTACCCCTTTTACGCGCTGGATCTGCGCCGTTGTGGCCGCGCGCACACGAAGGGCCAGCGCTTCCACTTCACGCTGGATATGCGTCGTTACTTCGAGGAACTCACGACGGCGCTGCGGCTCATCGCGCGCGAGCATGGCTCGGTCGTTGTGCTCGCGCACTCCACTGGCGGGTTGATTGTTCCGCTGTGGGCGGATCATTTACGACGAGAATCGCCCGCGGATCATGCACTGCTTCAAGGAATCGCGCTCAACAGCCCGTGGTTGGACCTGCAGTACCCGACCTGGCAGGTGAAGCTCCTGCGCCCAGTACTGAACACGCTTGGAGCCATTTTCCCGTCTATCCCACTGCCGGGCGGCGGGCTGGGCACCTATGGCACCTCTATCCACGAGAGCAAACACGGCGAATGGAGCTTCAACACCACCTGGAAACCGCTGGTCGGTCACCGCAAGTACTTCGGCTGGATCCGGGCAGTACTTAAAGGACAGGAACAAATCCACAAGGGCAACGTTGATACCGGCGTGCCAACGCTGACCCTGTGCTCTTCGCACTCATACCTGGGCAAGGAGTACTCCCCCGCTGCCGACACGGCCGATACCGTGCTTGATGTCGACCAGATCCAGCGTTGGGCCCCGACACTTGGGAAAGATTCACAAGTGCGAGTTATCGACGGCGCCCGCCACGACGTTTTCCTCTCCGAACGCCATGCCCGCGAGTCCGCGTTCAAGGCGACGTTTACGTGGCTAGACGATCTCACCGGGGCGCAGTAA
- the mtr gene encoding mycothione reductase, translating into MSAVATNSTHYDLIIVGTGSGNSILTPDFDDKKVAIVEKGKFGGTCLNVGCIPTKMYVLAAEHAFAAREAGKLGVDLEFHGADWDAIKERVFDNRIDLIAKGGENYRRNECDNVTVYDMEASFVEPKTLKTGRGGLEETITADTIILAAGARPFIPEWAKGVTYHTNEDVMRLNELPKSMTIVGGGFIAMEFAHVFDALGTDVTIISRSPLLRPLDEDLRDPFNEIATQRYTTHIGRTVASATEDGGQVTLTLDDDTQVTSDALLIATGRIPNSDTLNVAAGGIETHDDGRVKVDEFGRTTAEGVWSLGDLSSPYQLKHVANAEMRAVTHNVLATWRGNGALVPMPHDHVPSAIFTHPQIATVGLTEQQAIEAGHDVTVKVQNYGDVAYGWALEDSTGLVKLIADRTTGKLLGAHYMGPQASTLIQQMITVMAYDLDLREFPRSQYWIHPALAEVTENAILGLDLTFKEV; encoded by the coding sequence ATGTCTGCTGTGGCGACGAATTCCACCCACTACGACCTCATTATCGTGGGCACCGGTTCCGGCAACTCGATCCTGACCCCGGACTTCGATGACAAGAAGGTCGCTATCGTCGAAAAGGGCAAATTCGGTGGAACGTGCCTGAACGTGGGTTGCATCCCGACGAAGATGTACGTCCTGGCCGCCGAGCACGCCTTTGCCGCACGAGAGGCCGGCAAACTCGGTGTTGATCTTGAGTTCCATGGCGCCGACTGGGATGCCATCAAGGAACGTGTCTTTGATAACCGGATCGACCTCATCGCTAAGGGCGGCGAAAACTACCGCCGCAATGAGTGCGACAACGTCACCGTCTACGACATGGAGGCCTCCTTTGTCGAGCCGAAGACCCTGAAGACGGGTCGCGGTGGCCTAGAGGAAACGATTACCGCAGACACGATCATTCTCGCCGCCGGTGCGCGTCCGTTTATCCCCGAGTGGGCCAAGGGCGTCACCTATCACACCAACGAGGACGTCATGCGCCTCAACGAACTGCCAAAGTCGATGACCATCGTTGGCGGCGGCTTTATCGCCATGGAGTTTGCGCACGTCTTCGATGCCCTGGGCACCGACGTAACCATCATCAGCCGATCTCCCCTGCTGCGTCCGCTCGACGAGGATCTGCGCGATCCGTTCAACGAGATCGCCACACAGCGCTACACCACCCACATCGGCCGCACGGTCGCATCCGCCACTGAGGATGGCGGCCAGGTGACGCTCACGCTTGACGACGACACTCAGGTGACCTCCGACGCCCTCCTCATCGCCACCGGTCGCATCCCGAACAGTGACACCCTCAACGTTGCAGCGGGTGGCATCGAAACGCATGACGACGGCCGCGTAAAGGTCGACGAGTTCGGCCGCACGACCGCTGAGGGTGTGTGGTCGCTTGGTGATCTCTCCTCCCCCTACCAACTCAAGCACGTTGCCAACGCCGAGATGCGCGCGGTGACCCACAACGTACTTGCCACGTGGCGAGGCAACGGCGCGCTCGTTCCGATGCCGCACGACCATGTACCGTCGGCGATCTTCACCCACCCGCAGATCGCCACCGTCGGCCTGACCGAGCAGCAAGCAATCGAGGCCGGCCACGATGTCACCGTCAAGGTCCAGAACTATGGCGACGTTGCATACGGCTGGGCGCTGGAGGACAGCACCGGACTGGTGAAGCTCATCGCCGACCGCACCACCGGCAAACTGCTGGGCGCCCACTACATGGGCCCACAGGCATCGACCTTGATCCAGCAAATGATCACCGTCATGGCTTACGACCTCGACCTTCGCGAGTTCCCACGCAGCCAATACTGGATCCACCCAGCACTGGCCGAAGTGACGGAAAACGCGATCCTGGGCCTTGATCTGACTTTCAAAGAAGTCTAA
- the map gene encoding type I methionyl aminopeptidase, with protein MNPRGLLTPGKPTPVRKVPDHIERPEYAWKDDVQENVGEPVIQTPETIEAMREASKIAANALALAGAAVAPGKTTDEIDGIVHDYLIEHGAYPSTLGYRGFTKSSCVSLNEIVCHGIPDTTVIQEGDIVNIDVTAYKNGVHGDTNATFFAGEVAQEHKDLVNRTYQAMMRGIKAAKPGREINVIGRVIEAYAKRFGYNVVTDFTGHGVGTTFHNGLVVLHYDSDAYTDVLEPGMTLTVEPMINLGELPYTVWDDGWTVQNVDGEYTAQFEHTIVITDDGNEILTIPDADVAAGQHMLGE; from the coding sequence ATGAATCCAAGAGGACTACTTACACCAGGTAAACCGACCCCAGTGCGTAAGGTCCCGGACCACATTGAGCGTCCGGAGTACGCCTGGAAAGACGATGTGCAGGAAAACGTCGGCGAACCCGTCATCCAAACGCCCGAGACGATTGAGGCTATGCGCGAGGCATCCAAGATCGCCGCGAACGCCCTTGCCCTTGCCGGTGCGGCGGTTGCGCCGGGCAAAACCACCGATGAGATCGACGGCATTGTGCACGACTACCTGATCGAGCACGGCGCATACCCCTCCACGCTTGGCTACCGAGGCTTTACAAAGTCTTCCTGCGTGTCGCTCAATGAGATTGTGTGCCACGGCATCCCGGATACGACTGTGATCCAGGAGGGCGACATCGTCAATATTGACGTCACCGCATACAAGAACGGTGTGCACGGCGACACCAACGCCACGTTCTTCGCGGGCGAGGTTGCACAGGAACACAAGGACCTTGTGAACCGTACCTACCAGGCCATGATGCGTGGCATTAAGGCTGCAAAGCCGGGCCGTGAGATCAACGTCATCGGGCGCGTGATCGAGGCGTACGCGAAGCGTTTCGGCTACAACGTGGTCACCGACTTCACCGGCCACGGTGTGGGCACGACGTTCCACAACGGCCTTGTTGTGCTGCACTATGACTCGGATGCCTACACGGATGTTCTCGAGCCGGGGATGACGCTGACCGTCGAGCCAATGATTAACCTGGGTGAGTTGCCGTACACCGTGTGGGACGACGGCTGGACGGTACAGAACGTCGATGGTGAGTACACCGCGCAGTTCGAGCACACTATCGTGATCACCGACGACGGTAATGAGATCCTGACAATCCCGGATGCGGATGTGGCAGCTGGCCAGCACATGCTGGGGGAGTAG
- a CDS encoding penicillin-binding transpeptidase domain-containing protein: MRRVVAVVAGVVLASSISACTPRPNDAEPAASAFLEALERRDVESSAIDNPTSAADSTNATWDGLQAEDVTATLKDVRQEENLATATYELAWQLPRDRELKYDAQMTLTQSGEKWTVRWQPSVLHPRLGAHQHLELRAIAPAQASVVSSDGVELLKPGIAYRVLVDTNEMRTAGAAASAISGALARAHEQDRGVPLRDADTLKGELERASGVYSVAVVPAAARDAVEAALSDEPGVRLNEEAAMVNAKPGFAPDIMARVGELVRDDLVGDSGWSVDIVNENGASYEEITRQDPAPAPAVHISLDHRVQEAAERALEPVAGQQAMIVAIRPSTGGILAIAQTPAADAQGNLATMGQYPPGSTFKIITAAAGLARQGLTPGSPVPCPGTMNLYGRIVTNYAGFSLGTVPLETAFARSCNTTFADMSTRLGPGELQDVGKQFGLGLDMQIPGVETITGSIPVGEEPLDRTEAGYGQGLDLASPFGMALVSATAARGSLPVPYLVQGEETKLSEDVQPLPPEAIDQLRQIMAAVTGPGGTAGGMSAGGDIRGKTGEAEINGGSHSWFTGYRVEDDIAFATLVVLGGGSEAAVALTNTMLANLPLG; the protein is encoded by the coding sequence ATGCGTCGCGTCGTCGCAGTTGTTGCCGGGGTGGTGCTTGCGTCGTCGATAAGCGCATGCACCCCGCGCCCCAATGATGCTGAGCCAGCAGCGAGTGCGTTTTTGGAGGCGCTGGAGCGTCGCGACGTCGAGTCGTCTGCGATTGACAATCCGACGTCCGCGGCTGATTCCACGAACGCTACCTGGGATGGTTTGCAGGCAGAAGACGTCACGGCGACGCTGAAAGATGTGCGCCAGGAGGAGAACCTAGCCACTGCGACGTACGAGTTAGCGTGGCAATTGCCGCGCGATCGCGAGTTGAAGTACGACGCGCAGATGACGCTGACACAGTCTGGCGAGAAGTGGACTGTGCGCTGGCAGCCGTCGGTGTTGCACCCGCGTCTGGGGGCACACCAGCATTTGGAGTTGCGCGCGATCGCACCCGCACAGGCGAGTGTCGTGTCCTCTGATGGGGTGGAGTTGTTAAAGCCCGGCATCGCGTATCGGGTGTTGGTGGATACCAACGAGATGCGCACGGCCGGTGCTGCGGCGTCTGCGATCAGCGGCGCTCTCGCCCGGGCGCACGAGCAGGACCGTGGTGTGCCGCTTCGCGATGCAGACACGTTGAAGGGCGAGCTCGAGCGCGCCTCCGGTGTGTATTCGGTGGCGGTGGTGCCGGCAGCAGCGCGAGATGCTGTTGAAGCAGCGCTTAGCGACGAGCCCGGTGTCCGGCTCAACGAAGAAGCCGCCATGGTCAACGCAAAGCCGGGTTTCGCGCCCGACATTATGGCGCGCGTGGGCGAGTTGGTGCGCGATGATTTGGTTGGTGATTCCGGCTGGAGCGTCGACATTGTCAACGAAAATGGTGCGTCGTACGAGGAGATCACCCGTCAGGATCCCGCACCGGCGCCGGCGGTGCACATCAGCTTGGATCACCGCGTCCAGGAAGCCGCTGAGCGTGCGCTCGAACCCGTTGCCGGGCAGCAGGCCATGATTGTGGCCATCAGGCCGTCTACGGGCGGGATTCTGGCTATTGCGCAGACCCCGGCTGCGGATGCGCAAGGCAATCTGGCGACGATGGGCCAGTACCCGCCTGGCTCGACATTTAAGATCATCACCGCAGCGGCGGGGCTTGCACGGCAGGGGCTCACACCAGGTTCACCGGTACCGTGTCCGGGCACGATGAATCTGTATGGGCGCATCGTGACCAACTATGCAGGCTTCAGCCTCGGCACTGTGCCGTTGGAAACAGCCTTTGCGCGTTCGTGCAACACCACGTTTGCGGACATGTCGACGCGCCTCGGACCAGGTGAGCTGCAGGATGTGGGCAAGCAGTTTGGTCTCGGGCTCGATATGCAGATCCCAGGGGTAGAGACAATCACTGGCTCGATCCCGGTCGGGGAGGAACCCCTCGACCGCACTGAGGCCGGCTACGGCCAGGGCCTCGACCTTGCCAGCCCATTCGGCATGGCACTCGTTTCTGCAACGGCCGCGCGTGGATCCTTGCCGGTGCCGTACCTGGTACAGGGTGAGGAAACGAAACTCAGCGAGGACGTGCAGCCCCTTCCACCGGAAGCGATCGATCAGCTCCGCCAGATCATGGCTGCCGTGACCGGTCCAGGCGGTACCGCAGGCGGAATGAGTGCCGGTGGCGATATTCGCGGCAAGACCGGCGAGGCCGAAATCAACGGTGGGTCCCACTCCTGGTTCACCGGCTACCGCGTGGAAGACGACATCGCGTTTGCAACCCTGGTGGTCCTCGGCGGTGGTTCTGAAGCGGCAGTCGCGCTGACGAACACGATGCTTGCCAACTTGCCGCTGGGGTAG
- the ispG gene encoding flavodoxin-dependent (E)-4-hydroxy-3-methylbut-2-enyl-diphosphate synthase, with protein MSTPIGLGIPEGPAPTLAPRRKTRQLMVGGVGVGSDHPITVQSMTTTKTHDINATLQQIAQLTTAGCDIVRVACPKTVDAEALPAIAAKSPIPVIADIHFQPKYIFAAIDAGCAAVRVNPGNIKEFDGRVKEVAKAAGDAGIPIRIGVNGGSLDKRLLEKYGKATPEALVESAIYEAGLFEEYGYGDIAISVKHSDPVLMVEAYRQLAEKTDYPLHLGVTEAGPKFMGTIKSSVAFGALLSQGIGDTIRVSLSADPVEEIKVGDQILQSMNLRPRKLEIVSCPSCGRAQVDVYKLAEEVTAGLDGMEFPLRVAVMGCVVNGPGEARDADLGVASGNGKGQIFVKGEVVETVPESKIVETLIAHALRIAEEQGLEEVAGAKAEVKVTR; from the coding sequence ATGAGTACCCCCATCGGATTAGGCATCCCTGAAGGTCCGGCACCCACCCTGGCCCCACGTCGTAAGACCCGCCAACTGATGGTTGGAGGTGTCGGTGTTGGCTCCGATCACCCGATCACGGTGCAGTCGATGACCACGACGAAGACGCACGACATCAACGCCACCTTGCAGCAGATTGCGCAGTTGACCACGGCTGGCTGTGACATTGTGCGTGTTGCGTGCCCGAAGACGGTCGATGCGGAAGCGTTGCCAGCAATTGCTGCAAAGTCGCCGATCCCGGTGATCGCCGATATTCACTTCCAGCCGAAGTACATCTTCGCTGCGATCGACGCCGGCTGCGCAGCTGTGCGTGTGAACCCGGGCAACATCAAGGAGTTCGACGGCCGCGTCAAGGAGGTTGCAAAGGCAGCCGGTGACGCAGGCATCCCGATCCGTATCGGCGTCAACGGTGGCTCGCTGGATAAGCGCCTGCTGGAGAAGTACGGCAAGGCCACGCCAGAAGCGCTGGTGGAGTCCGCGATCTACGAGGCTGGCTTGTTCGAAGAGTACGGCTACGGCGATATTGCGATTTCCGTAAAGCACTCGGACCCGGTGCTGATGGTCGAGGCGTACCGCCAGTTGGCAGAGAAGACGGATTACCCGTTGCACCTCGGTGTGACGGAAGCTGGTCCGAAGTTCATGGGCACGATTAAGTCGTCCGTCGCCTTCGGTGCCCTGTTGTCGCAGGGTATCGGCGACACGATTCGTGTGTCGCTTTCCGCTGATCCGGTGGAAGAGATCAAGGTCGGTGACCAGATTCTGCAGTCGATGAACTTGCGTCCGCGCAAGTTAGAGATCGTTTCCTGCCCGTCCTGTGGTCGCGCCCAGGTGGACGTGTACAAGTTGGCCGAAGAGGTCACCGCTGGCCTGGATGGTATGGAGTTCCCGCTGCGTGTGGCCGTCATGGGCTGTGTTGTCAACGGTCCGGGCGAGGCGCGCGACGCTGACCTTGGTGTGGCTTCCGGCAACGGTAAGGGCCAGATCTTTGTCAAGGGCGAGGTTGTGGAGACCGTGCCGGAGTCCAAGATTGTGGAAACCCTGATTGCTCACGCGCTGCGTATTGCTGAGGAGCAGGGCCTCGAGGAGGTCGCTGGCGCCAAGGCTGAGGTCAAGGTCACCCGCTAG
- a CDS encoding M50 family metallopeptidase, which translates to MSVLGIVLFALAITASIALHEAGHMFTARAFGMRVRRFFVGFGPTLWSVKRGGTEYGVAALPFGGFCDIAGMTAMDPVTEEEAPHAMVKKPASQRIAVLSGGIVMNILIGVVIIFGVAVSSGIRNPYADFTPKVGQVVCVADQVDEKTLAECSGPGPAGQAGVRVGDTLVAVDDEPIETFADLRTYVAQRPGETVALEVERGGSSQSIDVPVARVERIDPSTGERIDVGAVGIAAAPVKDAVKQFGPVEAVPATAKFTGQMLRASVDGLMAFPGKIPGVVASIFGGERDIEGPISVIGASRTGGELVERDQWPAFWMMLASLNFFLALFNLVPLPPLDGGHIAVVIYEKIRNALRRLRGLPPAGPANYEKLMPLTYFMAALLLVVGVLVMAADVVNPVNLFG; encoded by the coding sequence ATGAGTGTGTTGGGGATTGTGCTTTTCGCGCTTGCAATCACTGCTTCGATTGCGCTGCACGAAGCAGGCCACATGTTCACTGCGCGTGCGTTTGGCATGCGAGTGCGCCGGTTTTTCGTCGGTTTCGGGCCAACGTTGTGGTCGGTGAAACGGGGCGGCACAGAGTATGGGGTTGCTGCGCTGCCGTTCGGTGGGTTCTGTGACATTGCCGGGATGACGGCGATGGATCCGGTCACCGAGGAGGAAGCGCCACACGCGATGGTGAAAAAGCCTGCGTCGCAGCGTATTGCGGTGCTCTCCGGCGGGATCGTGATGAACATCTTGATCGGCGTCGTGATCATTTTTGGGGTTGCTGTCTCATCAGGTATCCGGAACCCGTACGCGGATTTCACCCCGAAGGTGGGCCAGGTCGTCTGTGTTGCCGACCAGGTGGATGAGAAAACTCTGGCGGAGTGCAGCGGACCTGGTCCTGCGGGCCAAGCGGGTGTGCGCGTCGGCGACACTTTGGTGGCGGTCGACGACGAACCAATCGAGACATTCGCGGACCTGCGTACTTATGTTGCGCAGCGTCCTGGGGAGACGGTCGCGCTTGAGGTGGAGCGCGGTGGGTCGTCGCAAAGCATTGATGTCCCCGTGGCGCGGGTCGAGCGCATCGATCCTTCGACGGGCGAGCGTATCGACGTCGGCGCGGTGGGCATCGCCGCAGCTCCGGTCAAGGATGCGGTGAAGCAATTCGGGCCTGTCGAGGCGGTGCCGGCGACGGCCAAGTTCACCGGTCAGATGCTTCGTGCGTCCGTTGACGGGTTGATGGCATTTCCGGGCAAGATCCCGGGGGTTGTCGCGTCGATCTTCGGCGGGGAGCGCGACATTGAGGGCCCGATCAGTGTGATTGGGGCCTCGCGCACCGGCGGTGAGTTGGTGGAGCGCGACCAGTGGCCGGCGTTTTGGATGATGTTGGCGAGCCTGAACTTCTTTCTGGCGTTGTTTAATCTCGTGCCGCTTCCACCGCTTGATGGTGGGCATATTGCGGTGGTGATTTACGAGAAGATTCGCAATGCTTTGCGACGACTCCGTGGCCTGCCACCAGCCGGCCCGGCAAACTACGAGAAGCTGATGCCACTGACCTATTTCATGGCGGCGCTGCTGCTTGTTGTCGGTGTGTTGGTGATGGCGGCAGACGTGGTCAACCCCGTCAATCTTTTTGGGTGA
- the dxr gene encoding 1-deoxy-D-xylulose-5-phosphate reductoisomerase produces the protein MRNVVILGSTGSIGSQAVEVIRENRDKFNIVGIAIGGANPKAAIEQAQEFGLSADQIAVRNIEGAKEVSRALGGYVITGENSAAALVESQEADVVLNALVGASGLPATMAALRSDATLALANKESLVAGGRIVLDAAKPGQIVPVDSEHSAMAQCMRGTRRSEIARLVLTASGGPFRGWEREGLMEVTTEEAVVHPTWSMGTMNTINSSTLVNKGLELIEAAMLFDMDPDKIDVTIHPQSVIHSLVTFTDGATLAQASPPSMKLPIAHALDWPNRVPDVQEPLDFSQAFSWEFEPLDNEVFPAVCLAREVAKKGDPYPAIYNAANEAAVEAFFAGRIKFPEIVDIIGEVLDEADEFAAVPSDVFDVMRVESRTRERVAAAIARIER, from the coding sequence GTGCGAAACGTTGTAATTTTAGGTTCGACCGGTTCCATTGGCTCACAGGCTGTGGAGGTGATCCGCGAAAACCGCGACAAGTTCAACATTGTCGGGATTGCCATTGGTGGCGCCAATCCTAAGGCTGCTATTGAGCAGGCGCAGGAGTTTGGCCTGAGCGCCGACCAGATTGCCGTGCGCAATATTGAGGGTGCGAAGGAAGTCTCCCGTGCGCTTGGTGGTTACGTGATCACTGGCGAGAACTCCGCTGCTGCGCTCGTTGAGTCGCAGGAGGCCGACGTGGTGCTCAACGCACTCGTTGGTGCCTCGGGCCTGCCGGCAACCATGGCTGCGCTGCGCTCGGATGCGACACTTGCGTTGGCTAACAAAGAATCGCTTGTGGCTGGTGGCCGTATCGTGCTCGATGCTGCAAAGCCGGGTCAGATTGTTCCGGTTGATTCGGAGCACTCGGCAATGGCGCAGTGCATGCGCGGCACTCGCCGTAGCGAAATCGCTCGCCTTGTTCTTACCGCATCGGGTGGTCCGTTCCGTGGCTGGGAGCGCGAGGGTCTCATGGAGGTGACCACGGAAGAAGCCGTGGTACACCCGACCTGGTCGATGGGAACGATGAACACCATTAACTCTTCGACTCTGGTGAACAAGGGCCTTGAGCTGATTGAGGCGGCCATGTTGTTCGACATGGATCCGGACAAGATCGACGTCACGATTCACCCGCAGTCCGTGATTCACTCGTTGGTCACGTTTACGGACGGTGCAACGCTTGCACAGGCTTCGCCGCCGTCGATGAAGCTGCCTATCGCGCACGCGCTGGATTGGCCGAACCGTGTGCCGGATGTGCAGGAGCCGTTGGATTTCTCGCAGGCATTCTCGTGGGAGTTTGAGCCGCTGGACAACGAGGTGTTCCCTGCTGTGTGTCTGGCCCGTGAGGTGGCCAAGAAGGGTGATCCGTACCCGGCTATTTACAACGCTGCTAACGAAGCAGCGGTAGAGGCGTTCTTCGCGGGTCGCATTAAGTTCCCGGAGATCGTGGACATTATCGGGGAGGTCCTGGACGAGGCCGACGAGTTCGCCGCAGTCCCGAGCGATGTGTTTGATGTGATGCGGGTTGAGTCCCGTACGCGTGAGCGAGTCGCCGCGGCGATTGCGCGCATTGAGCGTTAG
- a CDS encoding DUF2631 domain-containing protein has product MAHAKESAPQVYNGVSEADVPSAKFGWSALSDRAIQLAGWISVAFLVAYNFGNHQGHVETIWLIALAVLIALALILLATKPKLNQVRTVTSHNKPVGYVERDWTYDQATLSGDVYESLTDSQLRALNIEPSRVAHLRNAAPVQARENVEVIEVESKTGKHAL; this is encoded by the coding sequence GTGGCCCACGCAAAGGAAAGCGCACCCCAGGTGTACAACGGTGTATCCGAGGCTGACGTCCCGTCCGCCAAATTTGGTTGGAGTGCGCTGAGCGACCGCGCTATCCAGCTGGCAGGTTGGATTTCCGTCGCGTTCCTCGTCGCCTACAACTTTGGCAACCACCAGGGCCACGTTGAGACCATTTGGCTCATCGCACTGGCCGTCCTCATTGCTCTCGCCCTGATCCTTCTGGCTACCAAGCCGAAGCTCAACCAGGTGCGTACCGTGACGTCACACAACAAGCCGGTCGGCTACGTGGAGCGTGACTGGACCTACGACCAGGCCACCCTCTCCGGCGATGTCTACGAGTCGCTGACCGATAGCCAGCTGCGCGCCCTCAACATCGAGCCGAGCCGTGTTGCACACCTGCGCAACGCCGCACCGGTGCAGGCACGCGAGAACGTAGAGGTCATTGAGGTCGAATCCAAGACCGGCAAGCACGCCCTCTAA
- the rlmN gene encoding 23S rRNA (adenine(2503)-C(2))-methyltransferase RlmN: MSDFPEIKLLAPKRGMPPKHFADLSAQERIDALKELGLPKFRADQIARHYYGKFEADPLTMTDLPENQRQLVKDALFPTLLTPVRTVETDNGDTTKTLWRLHDGILLESVLMRYPGRATLCISSQAGCGMACPFCATGQGGLDRNLSTAEIVDQVRAAAAMMEAEGSRLSNIVFMGMGEPLANYKRVVSAVRQITQPSPAGFGISQRNVTVSTVGLAPQIRMLADEGLSCTLAVSLHTPDDELRDELVPINNRFEVAEVLDAARYYADQTGRRVSIEYALIRDMNDQNFRADMLGKKLHSALGSLVHVNLIPLNPTPGSKWDASPKDRQDEFVRRVIAQGVPCTVRDTKGQEIAAACGQLAADEKTG; this comes from the coding sequence ATGAGTGATTTTCCCGAGATCAAACTGCTCGCCCCAAAGCGTGGCATGCCGCCGAAGCACTTCGCTGATTTGTCGGCACAGGAGCGAATCGACGCGTTGAAGGAACTCGGGCTGCCGAAGTTCCGTGCTGATCAGATCGCGCGTCACTATTACGGCAAGTTTGAGGCAGATCCGCTGACGATGACGGATCTGCCCGAGAACCAGCGTCAGCTTGTCAAGGACGCACTTTTTCCCACGTTGTTGACCCCCGTGCGCACCGTGGAGACCGACAACGGTGATACCACGAAGACGCTGTGGCGTCTGCACGATGGCATCTTGCTGGAGTCGGTGCTGATGCGTTACCCAGGTCGCGCGACGTTGTGCATCTCCTCGCAGGCTGGCTGCGGCATGGCATGCCCGTTCTGTGCGACCGGTCAGGGTGGCCTGGACCGTAACCTGTCCACCGCGGAGATCGTGGACCAGGTGCGCGCTGCAGCCGCGATGATGGAGGCGGAAGGCTCCCGCCTATCCAACATTGTGTTTATGGGGATGGGGGAGCCGCTGGCTAACTACAAGCGTGTGGTCTCTGCTGTTCGCCAGATTACGCAGCCGTCGCCTGCTGGCTTTGGCATCTCTCAGCGCAACGTGACGGTATCCACTGTCGGACTTGCACCGCAGATTCGTATGCTCGCGGATGAAGGGCTGTCCTGCACACTCGCAGTGAGTCTGCACACACCGGACGATGAATTGCGCGACGAGTTGGTCCCGATCAACAACCGCTTCGAGGTAGCCGAAGTGCTTGATGCGGCCCGCTACTACGCGGACCAGACGGGGCGCCGTGTCTCCATTGAGTACGCCTTGATTCGCGACATGAACGATCAGAACTTCCGCGCTGACATGTTGGGCAAGAAGCTTCACAGCGCGTTGGGTTCGCTGGTGCACGTCAATCTCATTCCGCTCAACCCGACACCGGGATCGAAGTGGGATGCGTCGCCGAAGGATCGGCAGGACGAGTTCGTCCGCCGTGTGATCGCCCAAGGCGTGCCTTGCACGGTGCGCGACACCAAGGGCCAGGAGATCGCGGCTGCCTGCGGGCAGTTGGCAGCCGACGAAAAGACTGGCTAG